TAGCTTTGACTATCGTAATCTGCAGAGTAAGAGAAATCCATGAACTATTCGTCATTGGAAAGCCAGATATGACAATCGTGGCTTTTGGTTCTAAAGCATTGGATATATTTGAAGTTAATGACATCATGTCTTCTAAAGGTTGGCATTTGAATGCACTACAGAGACCCAACAGGTAATCTTAACGACCAAAACACTACATTGGTGTTACAACTAGTTTGAAACCCTTCACTGTTCTGAAACTACCTATGCCTGTGTTTTGGATCAGCATTCATATATGTATTACTCTTCAACACGTCCCTGTAGTCGATGACTTCCTTCGGGATCTGCGTGAAGCTGTGGAAACTGTAAGTCCATTAATAAAAAGTCTTTTGATCGTTTCCATTCCTCAGTTGATCGCTCGTTTCCATTCCTCAGTTGATCGCTCATTGTTATACAATTTTTGTTAGGTAAAAGCAAACCCAGGACCGATCACGGGAGGCTTGGCTCCAATATATGGAGCAGCAGGGAAGATGCCAGACCGAGGCATGGTGAATGAGCTTCTGGTTAGTTTCATGGACAGTCAATATTAAGTTTCTTGAAGGTTAAAGCATCTAGTGGGTAAATTGATATCACATTTCAGTTGGAGAAGCAAAACTTTGTATATTCACAACCACATTGTTTCGTTTGCCCtactaataaaatttcattacaATCTTCATAATAAACAACTCTTAGTTCGTTACATTACACCTtcagaacaaaaaagatgatCAATCAGATTTGTGGTTAGAAGGTTTTGATCTAGGAACTTGAACTGGCTTGTCTTCTTGGCTTTTCGCCAAGatctcgtctctctctctgaagTATTGCTCGAAAGCACGAGGCAGGAACCTAGGgatcaagaaacagagtagaTTCACTCCGAAGTAGCCTAAGTTTGCTAGTGCTAAATACCTTCCAAACCAGAACCATGTAACCACCTGCAAAACGATTTCACTCGATTTTAACATAAACCAATTCTAAAACGGTAAAGAAGACTTGTATTTGAGTAAAGAAGGGTCCTAGCCATTACATTGGGTGTAGCATTGATTGGTAAAGACTTGTTGAACCAAACATCTTTAGACCAACCAATGATGACAAAGATTCTCCAGACTGTGTAGAGCAATGGGACGAGAGCTCTTACCGGTGGCGAGAACAGAGAAAGGCCACTTATTACATTCTCTGTCAGGATTTGACACGACAGTAGAAACAAGTGTGGTGTTGCTGATCTTACCGCATGATCATCTCCTCTTGCAAAACCACCTAATACGTAAGCTAGAGGCAAGAACAGACCAATCGTTGTCCCCGAAATCACGTACAACCTTTCATTATCCCAAATATtgcaacagaaaaaaaatgtactaGTCAGAATCTGTAATGTTACATTTGATCTCAAAAATACAGAACCaacataaaattcaaaaaaatcatactaGTAGTAAAAGAGTATGATTGGTTATCTAAAGTGGTAAAAATATTGTGGAAGCGAGAGTTAAAAGAgacattcttttgttttcttgtgatGGATTTGGAACCTGAAGAGTTTGCTGCCGCGGAAGACTTCGGGGGAAGCGGTGGAAACGCCGTGAGAAGGGAAAGCTAAACGCGAGAGGGCGATTATATAGATAGACGCAAACGCTGGAAAAAGCATGTCAAGTATTGGTACGAGACCGCTTGCTGAGAAAACTAGTATGAACGCGACTAGCTGTAGCTCTATAACCCTTAACGACCCCATCAAACCTCCACTGCCACCTCCTATCGCCGTCATCCCCGACCACCGTCCCTTCTCACTGGATGACGCCGTTTTGTCCACGTCGGTTCTTGGACCAACCGCAAGAGACACGCCTGACATGATGATTCAAATGGATAAGAATGTAGTTGACAGTGCAGAAGCTTGCAGGAGTACTAGAATTTATGAAGAAGGGAGCACTTGTTGACGTAGTTCCACGTGAAGGTTGAGTGATGTACACGTGTCAAAGTGAAGTCGTGAGTGTTCATTGCCTGATTTTCAACGTGTCATGTCATATGTTGCAATGATATCAGTCTCTTAATATCGATTTAatgggtttttgtttagtcTCGTATCATgtcattttgtttatttttgattatttttcttaatttttgttttcttacatcTTTTAGTCGATTGTGGATATATAGCCGAAAACGACGAAGATATGCTCAAGAAGTTCTTGGCTCAGCATCATGGGATGGACTTCTCTAATGCAAACTTTAACTGATTTTCattcaactatttttttttaagccaGTTTtatcttaattatttatattattttttgagtttttatcaatttatataattaatataaaatttaactgATTTTCATAACTATTTGTAATAAATCTTGTATAAAGATCGTTTGTGTTGTTTGTAGTCATGCACAATCTTGGATAATATGCACATATAGTGTCACCGTCCAAACCATCATATTCATACTAAGgaataaaaaaactcttatcaTATCCACGAAAATCCATAGGTGAAAAAAAtcgtacaaaaaaaaacttaaaaaatacGGTAGTTAGAAAAGAACCCAAAACTAATACCAACTTCATTAAACTATTCTTCTTTTAAGTCAGTTTTgtcttaattattaatatcaTCTCTTGAGTTTTcatcaatttatataattaatgcAAAGTTTAACTCATGATTATTTGTAATAAATCTTTAATAAAGATCGTTTGTGTTGCTTGTACTCATGCACAATCTTGGATAATATGCACATATAATGTCACCGTCCAAACCATTATATTCATACTAAGgaataaaaaaactcttatcaTATCCACGAAAATCCATAGGTGAAAAAAatcctataaaaaaaaacttcaaaaatacggtagttagaaaaaaaaaaaattaataccaACTTCATTAAACTATTCTTCTCTTAAGCCAGTTTTgtcttaattatttatatcatctcttgagttttcatcaatttatataattaatgcAAAGTTTAACTCATGACTATTTGTAATAAATCTTGTATAAAGATCGCTTATGTTGCTTGTAGTCATGCACAATCTTGGATAATATGCACATATAATGTCACCGTCCAAACCATCATATTCATactaaagaataaaaaaactcttatcaTATCCACGAAAATCCATAGGTGAAAAAAatcctaccaaaaaaaatttcaaaaatacgGTAGTTAGAAAAGAACCCAAAACTAATACCAACTTCATTAAACTATTCTTCTTTTAAGCCAATTTTgtcttaattatttatatcatcttttgagttttcatcaatttatataattaatgcaaagtttaatttgattttcatgACTATTTGTAATAAATCTTGTATAAATATCGTTTGTGTTGCTTTAATATGCACATATAATGTCACCGTCCAAACCATCATATTCATACTAAGGAATAAAAGAACTCTTATCATATCCACGAAAATCCATAGGTGAAAAAAATCCTatcaaaaaaaacttcaaaaatacggtagttagaaaaaaaaccaaaactaatacCAACTTCATTCAACTATTCTTCTCTTAAGCCAGTTTTgtcttaattatttatatcatctcttgagttttcatcaatttatataattaatgcAAAGTTTAACTCATGACTATTTGTAATAAATCTTGTATAAAGATCGCTTGTTTTGCTTGTAGTCATGCACAATCTTGGataatatgcatatataatgTCACCGTCCAAACCATCATATTCATactaagaaataaaaaaactcttatcaTATCCACGAAAATCCATAGGTGAAAAAAATCCtataaaattttttttcaaaaatacgGTAGTTAGAAAAGAACCCAAAACTAATACCAACTTCATTcaactcttcttttcttaagCCAGTTTTgtcttaattatttatatcatctcttgagttttcatcaatttatataattaatgcAAAGTTTAACTGATTTTCATGACTATTTGTAAGAAATCTTGTATAAAGATCGCTTGTGTTGCTTGTAGTCATGCACAATCTTGGATAATATGCACATATAATGTCACCATCCAAACCATCATATTCATACTAAAAAACTCTCTTATCATATCCACGAAAATCAATAGGTGAAAAAaatcctacaaaaaaaaacttcaaaaatacGGTAGTTAGAAAAGAACCCAAAACTAATACCAACTTCATTAAACTATTATTCTTTTAAGCCAGTTTTgtcttaattatttatatcatttcttgagttttcataaatttatataattaatgcAAAGTTTAACTGATTTTCATGACTATTTGTAATAAATCTTGTATAAAGATcgcttgttttgtttgtattcaTGCACAATCTTGGATAATATGCACATATAATGTCACCGTCCAAACCATCATATTCATACTAAGgaataaaaaaactcttatcaTATCCACGAAAATCCATAGGTGAAAAAAATCCTatcaaaaaaaacttcaaaaatacGGTAGTTAGAAAAGAACCCAAAACTAATACCAACttcattattaatatttttgtcaataacCAACTTCATTCTTTTTAAAACGAAATTTTATATGACCATGCCCACTCTCTACttggttttcttctcaatCCCCACCGCCACAACCACCACCGCCGCAacctccaccaccacaacTAGCACCACCATCACTACTACCACTAAaaccatcatcaacatcaacatcaacatcaacatcaacatcaccatcaccatcaccaacACTGCCACAGTCTCGACGATTGTCAATGAAAATTATCGGGTCGCTAGAGTCCCCTCCAtagctttcaattttttcatcatatgctttcattctctttcccttcttACTCTTGGGATATATGAGCCTAGAAAGGCGGGAAGCATCTTGTTTTGCTCCGGCATCCCaatacatcatcatcaacacctTGTTCGCTGAGTCTTTCGACTTTGTATCAACTACAAGTTCTGTTCTACGCAACATCTCTACCGCTTTTCTACTTGAACCACCTTTTAAATACGCCTTTGCGATGCTTATTCCCGTTTGCCACGCCAATGAGAATCGCGGTTCTTCGACTTCTAATCCCATCAGAAACATTTCCATTGCCTCCACATCAGGTAGACTCGCGTAAGCCTTCAAAACGTTATTGGCAGTGAGATTCTTGTCATGTTCTACTCCATTCTCCTTCATCTGCCTGAGAATCTCGTCgatcatgtttttttctccaagAAGAGCATAGAGATAAATCATGCTGTAATAAGGGTAAGGTTTCAAAAGCATGTTTTGCACCCTCATCGTCTGGTAAGTGGCTTCCGCTTCGTGTCTTGTTTTCTTGGATATTGTGTACAAGCTTAAGAGAGTGGTGTGGACTGAGTCGTCTCTCATGTTTTCAGGAATGCTTTTGAAGAActtttctgcttctttcaACCCTGTACTGATCTCAACAAGACAAAGCCTAGATGCAAAATCTTCAGTGCTTAGATCGAAGATACCTCGTTTAGTTATCCACTCTGAGACCTAATAcacatcatcaagaacagaGATATAACGATTTTTTATGAGATTTATTGCGATTGAATCTCTGAATCAGACCGAGAAAcgagagaagaggaagaaattgAGACCTGGAGAGCGTGATTGAATCGCTGAGACTCGCAGAGGGAATTGATGAGGCCTCTTAGAACCGCAGGGTTTAAGTCTTTCCCTCGTTTCAGCCATTCGTCCAGTGGAGGAGTAACCTTCTTTTGTTCCCGTCCCAATGCCATGATTCGACTATGTGAAGTCTCATTTAGCTTCGGCGACGTTAGGGTTCCGGCGAATCGAATCGACGGTAATCTCCTGGACAGGAGATTTTTTATTGCGTATCGTCCAAGGCATTTCATTATGCTCTCTATTCTCAAGAGATACAAGTCGgtaattaaaatcttatatagataaataaatgaaatactGCGTATCGTCCAAGGCGTTGCGTTATATTCTcaatctatataaataaaatgaaatatggGGAGGTAATTAATCCATTAATTCTAAAATCTGACCaagaatacaaaagaaaaaaaaaagctatggACATGAGCTTCGTTGGcccaaaaaaagttaaaaggcCATTTAGAGCAAACATTAAAAGAATGCTACTTATGGGAGAACCAAAGTGATAGTGGTCTTCCTCTTCCACAACCTTTTCATGTGTCTCTAGGTTCTGTAACCGGCAGACGTGGATGGTAGTGAGAAAGAACACGATAAAGCCTGCTGAATTTGAGGTTCGATTCTGCATTTTGATACAATTATTCCCAAATTCGAAACAAGTTTGAatcaaaaacttgtttttctttttctttgattaattgGCAAGCCAAGAATTGAGAAGAAGTGAGTTAGTCAACATATCTCTTTCTAACCAAGAATGTTGTTGTGTCTTTAGGTTTTACATCTATTAAAATGttgtataaataaagaaataaaaaaagccATTCTTTTTAAGTCTCGGGATGGACACACAAGCTCAATCAACTTCTCCATCCCACATTCCCACCTACCTGGAAACTTACCATTTATGCAACACCTATCCAATAGTAGCCAGTATTTCTTGGCTTTGTTCCTTTAAAATCTGGAAAAAATAGTTAAAGATTATGAATCacaattatttacaaaaatacatCTAGGTCGTCTAGTTTTATGattcaaaatctaataaaaatcAGTCTATCATAAAACTGTTTCGATGAAATTACGgtatcaaatttatattttgcgtaatgaaaattataattccacaaaaattataattttttggagTTATAATCTAAAACATTGTCCACAAATACCACAAAtaccaaaattataattttttcataaaacattGTCCACAAATACGCAAAACATTCTCATTATAATTCCCACGTTGtccaaaaaatttatatagcattcaaaagttttttggACAAGCTTTTGGAGTTATAATCTAAAACATTGTTCAGTATTCAAATCATACAGAATCATATGTTGTAAGTGTGATGTTTATTAACTTTTGAAATAgttaacttttgtttattggaCATATGGTTATTTGTTCATTAAAATATTGTAACtatttcatgttttaatgtatatttgtttttctaatttgcAATAGGTATCACTATGGGAGATTCACAACCAAGGGGGAGATTATAAGCCGTGGTCTCGAAAGGAGACTAAGTTGTTGGTGCAACTTCTTGAGGAAAAGATCAACAATAATTAGCGTGATTCTAATGGCACAATAAGTAAATTAACTGTGGAAACGAATATTATATCGAAAATCAACAAGTTTTGTCGTTCAAAAAACTACAATCACTACCAAAACAGAAtgaagtattttaaaatacaatacCAAATATATCTTGATCTTCAGCGTTTTAGTTGTGGTTTTGGTTGGGatcttttgacaaaaagatTTATGGCTTTTGATAAAGTTTAGGGCAATTATCTAAAAGTAAGtatctcattttctttttaagcgAACATGGTTGTATTTACATGTTATTAATTGgtccttttgtttttgttggcaCATCCAAACAATAAACAACTTCGTTATGAtacatttgaattttttggCGAGTTGCAAATCATATTTGGGGAAAGTGTTGCTACTGGAAAAAATGCAATAGGATTATGTGATTGTACGGATGCACATACGTACAAAGCTGGAGAGAAACCGAGAGAAGAATATGTGGATGATTTTGACAAAGGGTATGAGTATGATACTAGAACTCATCATGAGTCATCGGAGCATTACGCACCATTTATGTCTCATGGAACTTCAGAAAATCATATAGAAAAGCAGATCTGAGAGAAATACtgcacaaaaagaagaaagccgTATAATGGTTGCTACCAGTAAACTTTTGGatataatataacaaagagaaaagaggcaacaaaaagaagtggcacaaaaaagaataacGTTTGGGATGTTATGAAATAAACTTCTAATTTGGATGAACATATTCGTCAAGGCACTTACCAAAATTTATCATTGGAACACAAGACGTTTTTGTGAGCATGTCCGTGGAAGAGAGGCTATGATAGATACAAACCAGTATGgaataaatatagtttttacttgtttttttttaatattttttaggttttaaagttgtttttacgtcgcatttttattttctttatttttaaagttttaatttggattcaccaaaaattttatgaataaattcTTTATCTTACTTTTTATTCTAAAACTTCAAATAGAAagtttggaaagaaaaaaagtggtTAAAGAAGTTTTGTTGGATTTCGATTAGATTATACAATAATTTGTTATAGAGTTTAATTCTATTATAGAAAACCAAATGACATCATATATCACTGAAAATAGACTTCCAcatatttgataaaatgaataataatTCTGTTTCAATGAacccaaatattttaaaatctgatAAACTTCAATTTTAATGGAGTTGACTTCAACTTCACTAACCACTTACACCAGGTTAATGAATACATACGACTCGTCAATTTGTCATCATGTCGAGAGAGAAATAATTATCATCAATATGTTTAGGCGTTTAGCCAACCACTTCATATATTGGCgagattattttcttataaatgtAGCAACACATAAATCAAGAAATTCgctttcaatatattttggccggcaaatcatataatttcaaaatccaacaatactattataaaaaaaaaatctagggAATTACAATACAGTTGTATTTACGTAATGACAATTGTAATGGACATAATTAGAGAACTAGTTGCCATCAATATGATTAGCCAACTACTTCATATATTggtgaaatttttgttttgaatccaACAACTACTGTTGGATCAAGAAAACGCCTAATGATACAATTTCGAAATCTAATAAAAAGTCAATAACTATACTATTTCTTTGGTCAAGAAATGTCAATAACTATTACTAGTATGAAGAGCTGAAAGGTGAGGTGTTCGAGAGAATAATATGGAGATGTGGCCGAAAACAGAGAACCAATAACGAAAACTTCGCTCCCTGCCTACTCATATAAATTTCGATGAATTTATTAGCAACCTACTCAACTCGAAATGACTTATGCAGTGAAAATAATATACTTGAAGCcaaaaatttgctttttcGGCGTTATCATTTTGAGACTTGTCATCTTTATAcactttatattttatattaaactGTATCTTAGTTTACTTTACCTTTTAAATTGCTATTCAATCTTATTCTCCAACGTAGTCTCATGGCTAATTGACTTAGGATTCGGAGTCATATTTCACGTGGgaatttttaaagtttttacgGATCACGGGAGTTTgaagtatatttttattaaaactaaacttAACTTAAACTTAATGAAAATGGATGGGAATTGATGCGTAATACAATAACCAAATTCAGCAATTTAGTATTATCCAGAAAAAGCTAATATGGTAGATGACACATTAAGACTCAAAAATACTAGTGGATACTTCAGAAAAGGACCTCCAACAACTAACGTACGTATAGTTTAAGAGTATACGTTGAAGGAGTCCTGCGAATCTAGACTATATATCAAGCCAGTTTGTTAGTTCATATCTAGGAAGCTTAGGATGTAAACATCTAAGAACTTGGATATAGTTATGCAATCATTAATATTGTGAATTATGATATAATTTTCTctaaatacatattttaaatacCACGAAGTATAATAACacaaatttattagtttattagaATTAATAAATGTTCCTTGAGAAGATAACTTAAAAATGTGCCTTTTCTGCCCAAATCTTCCATGTAATGTCCGTTTGTTATCGATTCCATTTTCTATTTGAACTTATAACACCTTCACAAATAGAAAGAGGTAGCTCCAAGAGTGGACTGCTCataacgtttttttctttataaaaaaaaaaggcccATAAGAATTTTTAAATACATTCAACAATGAGTTTCATTAATTGTATACTTTCATTAATTGATTCTCTATTCAGAGGAGGGTTTATGAATTTGTATATGATGGATGAATTAGTGATTCTGAGAGCTAAACTATGTATGGTAATCCTCTTCTTCGATGGAACCTTTTGTCGCCAAGGTTGTAATGTCATGATTGAGCAAACCTTTTCTAGTTAGAGGTATAATTCTCTGTACACcctttaaatttgaaaaaagtacaaattaaaacagacccgttaaaagaaaatacatcATGGAACATGTGAGGGTTGGATTTGGGTTGCACAGTTGCGCCTGTGGTGGACGTGGATTCCCCGCCACAGTAGTTAAAAGATGTGGTCCTTCAATTTGAAAGTTAACGTGTGGCCTCAAACTGTATAATAAATTGTATACATTTACGCATGTATCTACATTTTTTCAATGACCAATTAATTTTTTCCCGGTCAAATAGAGCCCACATATAACTAcgttaaattagaaaaataaataaataataataattagaagcaagaaaacaaaataggtAAACAACTATATATCTTTTGAAGTTAACTATTGTTTCGAATAATTCCAGCAAATAACCAACGTGCTGTTGGTCTAATGGTAAATCTCTCAGGTGAAAGTACTGGATTCAAGACACGTTGGGAGGGATCTTTTTTCAAAAGGAGATGAATTTAACCTGGTGTGGGTTCCGCCTCTCGGAGAACttccaaacattcaaaaattttttttttgaaaaaaccaATCATGAAATTCATCTTTAATGATAGTCGACAAAAGAAACCATAAAAATAGTAAGTATCAACTCTTATGGACAGAAACTACAACTACTTAAAGGTAGATTTGCAAAAGACTAATTACTTACTCGAAATCATTTGTATTTATCTGCCACTAGAGAAGTAGAGGGGACAGTTAAAATTTTAGTGCCAGTCTATCAATAAATTATCTCCAAAAGTCGATGTTCGAGGTGAACGAACACATGGAGCTGAACCATATATGAAATGAAGTTTACAAGTTACATTATTGTATTGGATACAAAAGAAGAACTATGCACTCACAAAGAAGTTTCGTTTCTAAAAAATACTACAGAACGGCAAACTcgtgattaaaaaaacaaaacttaaaactacTCCATATAAGTGCATAATAAATGTATACAGTTTCTAAAAAAGGATAAAGACGAACTTCGTTATGGTCCACTTACGGCCGGGCGGATCTGGGTTTTACAGACTTGTCAACGATTTAGGTAGAACGATGATGATATTAAATGAGCACGAGGCAAGTGAatcttgtttatattttccaTTATATTTTACCCGTTTTTCCCTACAAGAAACCCCAACACCCTTAAGGGAGATCTCAAGTACCTCTCTGTTT
This sequence is a window from Arabidopsis thaliana chromosome 1 sequence. Protein-coding genes within it:
- a CDS encoding uncharacterized protein (unknown protein; BEST Arabidopsis thaliana protein match is: unknown protein (TAIR:AT5G52420.1); Has 86 Blast hits to 86 proteins in 15 species: Archae - 0; Bacteria - 0; Metazoa - 0; Fungi - 0; Plants - 84; Viruses - 0; Other Eukaryotes - 2 (source: NCBI BLink).), which codes for MSGVSLAVGPRTDVDKTASSSEKGRWSGMTAIGGGSGGLMGSLRVIELQLVAFILVFSASGLVPILDMLFPAFASIYIIALSRLAFPSHGVSTASPEVFRGSKLFRLYVISGTTIGLFLPLAYVLGGFARGDDHAVRSATPHLFLLSCQILTENVISGLSLFSPPVRALVPLLYTVWRIFVIIGWSKDVWFNKSLPINATPNVVTWFWFGRYLALANLGYFGVNLLCFLIPRFLPRAFEQYFRERDEILAKSQEDKPVQVPRSKPSNHKSD
- a CDS encoding Pentatricopeptide repeat (PPR) superfamily protein (Pentatricopeptide repeat (PPR) superfamily protein; FUNCTIONS IN: molecular_function unknown; INVOLVED IN: biological_process unknown; LOCATED IN: mitochondrion; BEST Arabidopsis thaliana protein match is: Tetratricopeptide repeat (TPR)-like superfamily protein (TAIR:AT1G28020.1); Has 30201 Blast hits to 17322 proteins in 780 species: Archae - 12; Bacteria - 1396; Metazoa - 17338; Fungi - 3422; Plants - 5037; Viruses - 0; Other Eukaryotes - 2996 (source: NCBI BLink).), whose amino-acid sequence is MKCLGRYAIKNLLSRRLPSIRFAGTLTSPKLNETSHSRIMALGREQKKVTPPLDEWLKRGKDLNPAVLRGLINSLCESQRFNHALQVSEWITKRGIFDLSTEDFASRLCLVEISTGLKEAEKFFKSIPENMRDDSVHTTLLSLYTISKKTRHEAEATYQTMRVQNMLLKPYPYYSMIYLYALLGEKNMIDEILRQMKENGVEHDKNLTANNVLKAYASLPDVEAMEMFLMGLEVEEPRFSLAWQTGISIAKAYLKGGSSRKAVEMLRRTELVVDTKSKDSANKVLMMMYWDAGAKQDASRLSRLIYPKSKKGKRMKAYDEKIESYGGDSSDPIIFIDNRRDCGSVGDGDGDVDVDVDVDVDDGFSGSSDGGASCGGGGCGGGGCGGGD